The following proteins are encoded in a genomic region of Pikeienuella piscinae:
- a CDS encoding glyoxalase superfamily protein, producing the protein MLSIEDLKAQAKRLRATLAESGQTLGHSQSLEAVARMRGYRDWNTLHAAIGNRPPGPPVGVGQSVGGAYLGKPFRGEVKAVSALGDGRFRITLHFDDPVDVSTFESFEVLRQRVSATIQRNGETMERTSNGAPQMQISL; encoded by the coding sequence ATGCTCTCGATTGAAGACCTGAAGGCGCAAGCGAAGCGGCTGCGCGCCACGCTGGCGGAAAGCGGCCAGACGCTCGGCCATTCGCAATCGCTTGAAGCGGTGGCGCGGATGCGCGGCTATCGTGACTGGAACACGCTCCACGCCGCCATCGGCAACCGCCCGCCCGGCCCGCCCGTCGGGGTTGGTCAGAGCGTTGGCGGCGCCTATCTGGGCAAACCGTTCCGCGGAGAGGTGAAGGCGGTCTCAGCCCTCGGCGACGGGCGCTTCCGGATCACGCTGCATTTTGACGATCCGGTCGACGTCTCCACCTTCGAAAGCTTCGAAGTGCTGCGTCAGCGCGTTTCCGCCACCATCCAGCGGAACGGAGAGACTATGGAGCGGACCTCGAACGGCGCGCCGCAGATGCAGATCAGCCTTTAA
- a CDS encoding ribonuclease HII, whose translation MTIPDFSFERATAAVPVAGVDEAGRGPWAGPVVAAAVILDPSSTPAGLNDSKKLTARRRAALFAALAPVAGIGVGIASVEEIDRLNILNATYLAMRRAVDALPEAPAFALIDGNRLPPDLPCPAEAVVKGDARSLSIAAASIVAKVTRDRIMAALAETHPEYGWESNAGYGVAAHRAALIAHGVTPHHRRSFRPIHNMLR comes from the coding sequence ATGACGATCCCGGATTTCAGTTTCGAGCGCGCCACCGCAGCGGTCCCGGTCGCCGGCGTTGACGAGGCCGGACGCGGCCCTTGGGCGGGGCCCGTGGTCGCCGCGGCCGTGATTCTCGATCCGTCGTCGACGCCCGCCGGGCTGAACGATTCGAAGAAGCTCACCGCCCGGCGGCGGGCGGCGCTCTTCGCGGCGCTTGCTCCGGTCGCCGGAATCGGCGTGGGGATCGCCAGCGTCGAGGAGATCGACCGGCTCAACATTCTCAATGCGACATACCTCGCGATGCGCCGCGCCGTCGACGCGCTGCCGGAGGCGCCCGCCTTCGCGTTGATCGACGGGAACCGTCTTCCGCCGGATCTGCCGTGCCCGGCCGAAGCCGTGGTGAAGGGAGACGCCCGCTCGCTTTCCATCGCCGCGGCCTCGATCGTCGCCAAGGTGACGCGCGACCGGATCATGGCCGCACTGGCGGAAACGCATCCGGAATACGGGTGGGAGAGCAACGCCGGTTACGGCGTCGCCGCGCATCGGGCGGCGCTGATCGCCCATGGCGTCACCCCACATCATAGGCGGAGCTTTCGTCCCATACACAATATGCTGCGTTAA
- the mutY gene encoding A/G-specific adenine glycosylase — protein sequence MSRIAADLLAWYDRNARVLPWRTPPGAGPADPYRVWLSEIMLQQTVVATVKPYFGRFTTLWPDVVTLAAAPREAVLAEWAGLGYYARARNLHACAGVVTRDHGGRFPDTVEGLLTLPGIGPYTAAAIAAIAFDRPVAAIDGNVERVMARLHAIKTPLPAAKPRIRAVADAAVPAERPGDFAQALMDLGATICAPKTPRCAECPLAGDCAGRLRGLAATLPRKTPKPPKPARTSAVYAHFRNDGAILIETRPDSGLLGGMIGLPGPDWTKHPPTPETIAAAAPGAADWQRAETEARHVFTHFSLTLGVLVATGPALQGRRYMAFEAARAAAPTVMRKAMEIARAGLRDGARITASAGVKKNTPPDEGGARWGRAAGPRQDFGKL from the coding sequence GTGAGCCGGATCGCCGCCGACCTCCTCGCCTGGTACGACAGGAATGCGCGGGTGCTGCCCTGGCGGACGCCGCCCGGCGCGGGCCCGGCCGATCCCTATCGCGTCTGGCTCTCGGAGATCATGCTGCAGCAGACGGTCGTCGCGACGGTGAAGCCCTATTTCGGCCGCTTCACGACGCTATGGCCGGATGTCGTCACGCTCGCCGCCGCACCGCGCGAGGCGGTGCTGGCGGAGTGGGCCGGGCTTGGCTACTACGCGCGCGCCCGCAACCTTCACGCCTGCGCCGGGGTCGTCACCCGCGATCATGGCGGGCGGTTTCCGGATACCGTCGAGGGGCTGCTGACGTTGCCCGGGATCGGCCCCTACACCGCCGCCGCCATCGCCGCTATCGCATTCGATCGTCCGGTGGCGGCGATCGACGGCAATGTCGAGCGGGTCATGGCGCGGCTTCACGCGATCAAGACGCCGCTTCCCGCCGCAAAACCGCGGATCCGCGCCGTCGCGGACGCGGCGGTCCCGGCGGAGCGACCCGGCGATTTCGCGCAGGCGCTGATGGATCTTGGCGCGACGATCTGCGCGCCAAAGACGCCGCGCTGCGCCGAATGTCCGCTCGCTGGCGATTGCGCGGGCCGCTTGCGGGGCCTCGCGGCGACGCTGCCGCGAAAAACGCCAAAGCCGCCGAAACCGGCGCGGACCAGCGCAGTCTATGCGCATTTTCGTAATGACGGCGCGATTCTGATCGAAACGCGGCCCGATTCGGGCCTTCTCGGCGGCATGATCGGCCTGCCGGGCCCGGACTGGACGAAACATCCGCCCACGCCCGAGACGATCGCCGCCGCCGCTCCCGGCGCCGCCGATTGGCAACGGGCTGAGACGGAAGCGCGCCATGTCTTCACCCATTTCAGCCTCACGCTCGGCGTGCTCGTCGCGACGGGACCAGCCTTGCAGGGGCGGCGTTACATGGCGTTCGAGGCGGCGCGCGCAGCGGCGCCGACAGTGATGCGCAAGGCGATGGAGATCGCCCGCGCCGGCCTCCGCGATGGGGCGCGCATCACGGCTTCTGCGGGGGTGAAAAAAAACACCCCGCCGGATGAGGGCGGGGCGAGGTGGGGGCGCGCGGCGGGCCCCAGGCAAGATTTCGGAAAACTTTGA
- a CDS encoding DsbA family protein — MTSPHYLTRRGAVALGVGLAALAARPAFAEDLEERGYALGDVVLGQADAPVTIVEYLSLTCPHCAHFHEESYPEIKAKYIDTGKAKMIVREIYFDQFGLWSSMTARCGGEMGYYRLIDSFLSRQQTWYLDHVRAFNETKNPQPIIGEMKKIGRLAGLSNERMDACLGDQDFLERLVKDFQTTSGEDEVRSTPTFFVNGERVEGAISAEAMAAEIDKHL; from the coding sequence ATGACCTCACCCCATTACTTAACCCGGCGTGGCGCCGTCGCGCTTGGCGTCGGCCTCGCGGCGCTCGCGGCCCGTCCCGCCTTCGCCGAGGATCTCGAGGAGAGGGGCTACGCACTGGGCGACGTGGTGCTGGGACAGGCCGACGCGCCGGTGACCATTGTCGAGTATCTCTCGCTCACCTGTCCGCATTGCGCCCATTTCCATGAAGAGTCCTATCCCGAGATCAAGGCGAAATATATCGACACGGGTAAGGCGAAGATGATCGTGCGGGAGATCTATTTCGACCAGTTCGGTCTGTGGTCGTCGATGACCGCACGCTGCGGCGGCGAGATGGGCTATTATCGTCTGATCGACAGCTTTCTCAGCCGGCAGCAGACTTGGTATCTCGACCATGTGAGGGCCTTCAACGAAACAAAGAATCCCCAGCCGATCATCGGGGAGATGAAGAAGATTGGTCGGCTCGCCGGGCTTTCGAACGAGCGTATGGACGCCTGTCTCGGCGACCAGGACTTTCTTGAGCGTCTGGTCAAGGATTTCCAGACCACGAGCGGCGAAGACGAGGTCCGCTCGACCCCGACCTTCTTCGTCAACGGCGAACGGGTCGAGGGCGCGATCTCCGCCGAAGCGATGGCGGCCGAAATCGACAAGCACCTTTGA
- a CDS encoding (Fe-S)-binding protein translates to MPEPARPRVALFVTCLVDMFRPTIGFAAVGLLTEAGCEVVVPEAQTCCGQPAYNSGDRATTRRIAKGVIAAFEGYDYVVGPSGSCIGTIVKDYPALFDDEPEWAARAKALAAQSYEITAFLTEVMKFIPTDMRFDGRVTYHDSCSGLRGLGVHDQPRALLAAVEGLELIEMKDADVCCGFGGAFCVKYPAISNKMVSDKTANIAATGAETLLAGDLGCLMNMAGKLSREGRPVKARHVIEVLAGMSDRPAIGESEE, encoded by the coding sequence ATGCCAGAACCCGCCAGGCCGCGCGTCGCACTCTTCGTCACATGTCTCGTCGACATGTTCCGTCCGACCATCGGCTTCGCGGCGGTCGGGCTGCTGACCGAAGCGGGATGCGAGGTCGTAGTGCCGGAGGCGCAGACCTGCTGCGGCCAGCCCGCCTATAATTCCGGCGACCGGGCGACGACACGGCGGATCGCGAAAGGCGTCATCGCAGCCTTCGAGGGCTATGACTATGTCGTCGGTCCATCCGGCAGCTGCATCGGCACGATCGTCAAGGACTATCCCGCGCTCTTTGACGATGAACCTGAATGGGCCGCGCGCGCGAAAGCGCTCGCGGCGCAATCATACGAGATCACCGCCTTTCTCACCGAGGTCATGAAATTCATCCCGACCGACATGCGCTTCGACGGTCGCGTGACCTACCATGACAGCTGCTCGGGCCTTCGCGGGCTCGGCGTTCACGATCAACCGCGCGCTCTGCTCGCGGCGGTCGAAGGGCTGGAGCTGATCGAGATGAAGGACGCGGACGTCTGTTGCGGGTTCGGGGGCGCGTTCTGCGTCAAGTATCCCGCCATCTCCAACAAGATGGTCTCGGACAAGACCGCGAACATCGCCGCGACAGGGGCGGAGACGCTGCTCGCCGGCGATCTCGGCTGCCTGATGAACATGGCCGGGAAGCTCTCACGCGAGGGGCGGCCGGTGAAGGCGCGCCATGTCATCGAGGTTCTGGCGGGCATGAGCGACCGGCCCGCCATCGGGGAGAGCGAAGAATGA
- a CDS encoding site-specific DNA-methyltransferase, protein MKSEKAALPLDTIIAGDCVKAMNALPAASVDLIFADPPYNLQLKGELHRPDNSRVDAVDDAWDRFDGFSAYDRFTRDWLKAARRLLKPDGALWVIGSYHNIFRVGAAVQDLGFWILNDVVWRKTNPMPNFRGKRLTNAHETMIWAARTDRSKYCFNYDALKALNDGVQMRSDWEMPLCTGGERLKTDSGEKAHPTQKPEGLLHRILIGSTQPGDVVLDPFFGTGTTGAAAKRLGRRWIGIEREADYIKAARARIADVVPAGPEALVVTASKRKEPRVPFGRVVERRMLEPGEVLESLNGRHRARVRADGTLITADAAGSIHQVGAAVEGAPSCNGWTYWHFRRDGRRVPIDVLRQQIRAEMTA, encoded by the coding sequence ATGAAAAGCGAAAAGGCGGCGCTGCCGCTCGACACCATTATTGCGGGCGATTGCGTGAAGGCGATGAACGCGCTGCCGGCGGCGTCGGTCGATCTGATCTTCGCCGACCCGCCCTATAACCTGCAACTGAAGGGCGAGTTGCACCGTCCTGACAATTCCCGAGTCGATGCGGTGGACGACGCCTGGGACCGATTCGATGGTTTCAGCGCCTATGATCGCTTTACCCGCGACTGGTTGAAGGCGGCGCGGCGGCTTCTGAAGCCCGATGGCGCGCTCTGGGTCATCGGTTCCTATCACAATATCTTCCGGGTTGGCGCGGCGGTGCAGGATCTCGGCTTCTGGATCTTGAACGACGTGGTCTGGCGGAAGACCAACCCGATGCCAAATTTTCGCGGCAAGCGCCTGACCAACGCGCATGAGACGATGATCTGGGCGGCGCGCACCGACCGGTCGAAATATTGCTTCAACTATGATGCGCTGAAAGCGCTCAACGATGGCGTGCAGATGCGCTCCGACTGGGAGATGCCGCTCTGCACCGGAGGTGAGCGGCTGAAGACCGACTCGGGCGAGAAGGCGCATCCGACGCAGAAACCGGAGGGGCTGCTCCACCGCATACTGATCGGCTCGACTCAGCCCGGCGACGTGGTGCTCGACCCGTTCTTTGGCACCGGCACCACCGGCGCCGCAGCCAAACGTCTCGGCCGCCGCTGGATCGGGATCGAGCGCGAGGCGGACTACATCAAGGCCGCCCGCGCCCGAATCGCGGATGTCGTTCCCGCCGGGCCCGAAGCGCTTGTCGTCACCGCGTCAAAGCGGAAGGAGCCGCGCGTCCCCTTCGGCCGGGTCGTAGAGCGGCGGATGCTTGAGCCGGGCGAAGTGCTGGAGAGCCTCAACGGCCGCCACCGCGCGCGTGTTCGCGCCGACGGCACGCTGATCACCGCCGACGCGGCCGGCTCGATCCATCAGGTCGGCGCTGCGGTCGAGGGCGCGCCGAGCTGCAACGGCTGGACCTACTGGCATTTCCGCCGCGACGGCCGGCGCGTGCCGATCGATGTGCTTCGCCAGCAGATCAGGGCCGAGATGACCGCCTGA
- a CDS encoding LutB/LldF family L-lactate oxidation iron-sulfur protein, with amino-acid sequence MSLHEPTTRNFKANVREALADPNLQKAMRSTGTGFVGKRATARAGVPEFDEIRDAARDLKNHVLGHLDLYLERYEEKVNAAGGHVHWAETAEDMRNIVLDICRKAGTKTVNKGKTMISEEAGINDFLEENGIKPVETDLGEYIIQLRGEGPSHIIAPAIHVTTDEIESLFRERHEHLPKDRNLSELSSMLTEARTILRQKYFEAEVGITGANMLIAETGQSVIVTNEGNGDLSQSLPKVHIVLASLEKIVPTLEDAATVLRVLARSATGQEMSVYTTFSSGPRRAEDPDGPEEYHVVLLDNGRSEMIGTEFQDMLRCIRCGACMNHCPVYQAVGGHAYGWVYPGPMGAVLTPSLIGVEEGGMLPNASTFCGRCEAVCPMRIPLPKMMRHWREREFERNLSPAATRYGLRFWAWFAARPGLYRAATRAGMAALKLMGGKRRRFRRLPLAGGWTEHRDFPAPEGKTFMAAWAEAQRIKESQ; translated from the coding sequence ATGAGCCTGCACGAGCCGACAACGCGGAACTTCAAGGCGAATGTCCGTGAGGCGCTGGCCGACCCGAACCTACAAAAGGCGATGCGATCGACAGGAACCGGCTTCGTCGGCAAGCGGGCGACGGCGCGGGCCGGCGTTCCGGAGTTCGACGAGATCCGCGATGCGGCGCGCGACCTGAAAAACCACGTCCTCGGCCATCTCGACCTCTATCTGGAGCGCTATGAAGAGAAGGTGAACGCTGCTGGCGGTCACGTTCATTGGGCGGAAACCGCCGAGGACATGCGGAACATCGTTCTCGACATCTGCCGCAAGGCCGGGACGAAGACGGTCAACAAGGGCAAGACGATGATCTCGGAGGAAGCCGGGATCAACGACTTTCTCGAAGAGAACGGGATCAAGCCGGTCGAGACGGATCTCGGCGAATACATCATCCAGCTTAGGGGCGAGGGGCCGAGCCACATCATCGCGCCGGCGATCCATGTGACGACGGACGAAATCGAGTCACTCTTTCGCGAACGGCACGAGCATCTCCCGAAAGACCGGAATCTCTCCGAGCTGTCCTCGATGCTGACCGAAGCAAGGACGATTCTTCGCCAGAAATATTTCGAGGCGGAGGTCGGCATCACCGGCGCCAACATGTTGATCGCGGAGACCGGCCAGTCGGTGATTGTGACTAACGAGGGCAACGGCGATCTTTCCCAGTCATTGCCGAAGGTCCATATCGTGCTCGCGTCGCTTGAGAAGATCGTCCCGACGCTGGAGGACGCGGCGACCGTGCTGCGGGTGCTGGCGCGGTCCGCCACCGGGCAGGAGATGTCGGTCTACACCACGTTCTCTTCCGGGCCGCGCCGGGCGGAGGACCCGGACGGGCCGGAGGAGTATCACGTCGTCCTGCTGGACAATGGCCGGAGCGAAATGATCGGCACCGAGTTTCAGGACATGCTGCGCTGCATCCGTTGCGGCGCCTGCATGAACCACTGCCCGGTCTACCAGGCGGTCGGCGGGCACGCCTATGGCTGGGTCTATCCCGGACCGATGGGCGCGGTGCTGACCCCGTCGCTGATCGGCGTGGAGGAAGGCGGCATGTTGCCGAACGCCTCCACCTTCTGCGGGCGCTGCGAGGCGGTCTGCCCGATGCGGATCCCGCTGCCGAAGATGATGCGCCACTGGCGCGAGCGGGAGTTCGAGCGCAATCTCTCGCCTGCGGCCACGCGCTACGGGCTTCGGTTCTGGGCCTGGTTCGCGGCGCGCCCCGGGCTATACCGCGCTGCGACGCGCGCAGGGATGGCGGCGTTGAAGCTGATGGGCGGCAAGCGGCGGCGCTTCCGACGTCTGCCGCTCGCCGGCGGCTGGACCGAACATCGGGATTTTCCTGCGCCCGAAGGCAAGACATTCATGGCCGCATGGGCCGAAGCCCAGCGCATCAA
- a CDS encoding DUF721 domain-containing protein: MSEETAEPRAQRKGRTRPAPERRAKGFLRAAELTPSALKSCGARRGFAELRLLTEWRAVVGEALASICRPMKVTYRSRGGLGASLILTTEGARAPEVEMQKTRIIDRVNAFYGYRAVSRIVIDQSRAPMMRAAPAGLAEAPAKWEGAPPAPVKDVADPGLALALARLGANVKAKTARAASDGPATGGNSSGSNE; the protein is encoded by the coding sequence ATGAGCGAGGAGACAGCAGAACCGCGCGCGCAGCGCAAGGGTCGGACGCGCCCGGCGCCTGAACGGCGTGCGAAGGGGTTTCTTCGGGCGGCGGAACTCACCCCGTCGGCGCTGAAATCCTGCGGCGCGCGACGTGGATTCGCCGAATTGCGCCTTCTGACCGAATGGCGCGCCGTTGTCGGTGAGGCGCTCGCATCGATCTGTAGACCGATGAAGGTGACCTATCGCAGCCGCGGCGGGCTCGGCGCTTCGCTCATCCTCACCACTGAGGGTGCGCGGGCGCCCGAGGTCGAGATGCAGAAGACCCGGATCATCGACCGGGTGAACGCGTTTTACGGCTATCGCGCAGTGTCGCGCATTGTTATCGACCAGTCCCGCGCGCCAATGATGCGCGCCGCGCCGGCGGGCCTCGCCGAGGCGCCGGCGAAGTGGGAAGGCGCGCCGCCGGCGCCGGTCAAGGACGTCGCGGATCCAGGTCTTGCGCTTGCGCTTGCGCGGCTGGGCGCCAATGTGAAGGCGAAGACCGCGCGAGCCGCCAGCGATGGCCCGGCGACGGGCGGAAACTCATCAGGGAGCAATGAATGA
- a CDS encoding FAD-dependent monooxygenase — translation MKPAPDFDVLIIGGGLAGAAAALAVASTGLEVALFDAAPAQDELEPYDGRAYSVPAGSRRFWEAVGVWERIAGEAQEISDILVSDGRVGEGASPLFLRFDHREPESGGFGRMIEDRHLRTAAFEKLAETPGARIRHGVRVSGSRVEPGRTVATLANGEEVFARLIVAADGRESPLRAAAGIERVNWAYGQNGMVSAVAHERPHHGVAHELFLPAGPFAILPLKRNRSSLVWTESAAEAARIHALPDDLYLAELETRFGDFLGALSLEGKRWTYPLHFSLAHEYVAPRLALLGDAAHAVHPIAGQGLNLGVRDAAALAEVLAGAMRRGEDIGDIAVLRRYEQWRRFDSAALGLSMDALNRLFSNDIGPLRALRDLGLGMVNNTPGLRRAFMRAASGLSGEVPKLMRGEAI, via the coding sequence ATGAAACCGGCGCCCGACTTCGACGTTCTGATCATTGGCGGCGGCCTCGCCGGGGCGGCGGCGGCGCTGGCGGTCGCCTCGACCGGGCTGGAGGTCGCTCTGTTCGACGCCGCTCCGGCGCAAGACGAGCTGGAGCCATATGACGGACGCGCCTATTCGGTGCCCGCCGGCTCGCGACGCTTCTGGGAGGCGGTCGGCGTCTGGGAGCGCATCGCCGGGGAAGCGCAGGAAATCAGCGATATCCTGGTGTCCGACGGCAGGGTCGGCGAGGGCGCCTCGCCCCTTTTCCTGCGTTTCGATCACCGTGAGCCGGAAAGCGGCGGCTTCGGGCGGATGATCGAGGACCGGCATCTCCGCACCGCCGCGTTCGAGAAACTGGCGGAGACGCCGGGCGCGCGCATCCGCCACGGCGTCCGCGTCTCCGGCTCGCGCGTCGAGCCGGGCCGCACGGTCGCGACGCTGGCGAATGGCGAGGAGGTCTTCGCCCGACTGATCGTCGCCGCCGACGGACGCGAGAGCCCGCTGCGCGCCGCCGCCGGGATCGAACGCGTCAACTGGGCCTATGGCCAGAATGGCATGGTCTCTGCCGTCGCGCATGAAAGGCCGCATCATGGCGTCGCACATGAGCTTTTTCTCCCCGCTGGGCCGTTTGCGATCCTGCCGTTGAAACGGAACCGATCCTCGCTTGTCTGGACCGAAAGCGCGGCGGAGGCGGCGCGCATCCATGCCCTGCCGGACGATCTCTACCTCGCCGAGCTTGAGACCCGCTTCGGTGATTTCCTCGGCGCGCTCTCCTTGGAAGGAAAACGCTGGACCTATCCGCTGCATTTCAGCCTCGCGCATGAATATGTCGCGCCGCGCCTCGCTCTGCTCGGCGACGCCGCCCATGCCGTGCATCCGATCGCCGGTCAGGGGCTCAACCTCGGCGTCCGCGACGCCGCCGCGCTGGCCGAGGTGCTGGCCGGGGCGATGCGGCGTGGCGAAGACATCGGCGATATCGCCGTCCTGAGGCGCTATGAGCAATGGCGGCGCTTCGACTCCGCTGCGCTAGGCCTCTCAATGGATGCGCTGAACCGGCTCTTCTCCAACGATATCGGCCCGCTGCGCGCCCTCCGCGATCTCGGGCTCGGCATGGTCAACAATACGCCGGGACTGAGGCGCGCATTCATGCGCGCGGCGTCGGGGCTTTCGGGGGAGGTTCCGAAACTGATGCGAGGCGAGGCGATCTGA